The following is a genomic window from bacterium.
GCCCGGTGCGGAGCACCGGTTTTCGCGACTTTCGAACTTTGGGCACAGGGCACCACAGGTGACGCCCTGAACCTCAGGAACACCGCACCACCCATGACGCCCTGTGCATCGAGAACATCACAGCCCCCGAACCTGAGGCACACAGCACCACCCATGACGCCCTAAACCTCAGGAACACCGCACCGCCCATGACGCCCTGTGCATCGAGAACATCACAGCCCCCGAACCTCAGGCACACAGCACCACCCATGACGCCCTAAACCTCAGGTTCACAGCCGAGCTGTAGGGATGAGTCGGGCCACCGGTGAACGGGTCGCTCATCGGGTGGGCGCGACCGGTAGGGTTGATCCATCGGTTCGGCCAGCGTGAGGAGTGGGTGTGAGTGTGATCGACCCTGAAGTTCGGAAGGCTTATCGCAAACTGCCGCGGATGGTGATCGGCCCCGTCATGATGAAAGTGATGCGCAGATTCACCGCGTTTTTCCTGCCTAAGACATCGATGGATGGACTCGTGTTCCAAGACATCCCGACCCCGGGGACGACGAAGACCATGCGCATCTACCGGCGCTCGGACTCCGCCCGTGGGGTGCCGGTGGTGTTCTGGATACACGGCGGCGGGTACATCGTGGGGAACAACACAACCGAGGACCGGTGGGGAGCTCTCTTCTGCCGGAGCTTCGACTGCGCAGTCGTCGCAGCCGGGTACCGGCTGGCGCCCGAACATCCCTTCCCCGCCGCTCTGGACGACCTCAGAGCCGCAGTGCAGTGGGTCCTCGACCACGGCGCAGACCACGGGCTCGACCCTGAGAGAATCCTGATTGCCGGCGAGAGCGGAGGCGGAGGACTTGCCGCCGCACTCGCCCAGCGCCTCCACGACGAAGGCGTCCCCATGGCGGGCCAGCTGCTTGCCTGCCCGATGCTCGACGACCGCACCGCGGCGAGGACCGACATCGGACGCAGGGAGCATCTGGGTTGGTCAAACGGCTCCAACCACTTCGGATGGTCCAGCTATCTAGGCACGGCACCAGGCGGCGACACCACGCCCGAATATGCAGTACCGGCACGTCGATCGGACCTGGCCGGCCTCCCTCCGACATGGATCGGCGTGGGCGACCTCGACGTCTTCTGGGACGAGGACATGGAGTACGCCCGCAGGCTCGAAGAGGCAGGCGTATCGGTGACCCTGGAGACCGCTGAGGGAGGTCCCCACGGATACCAGGCGATCGCTCCGGAGGCGGCGATCTCCAAACGGTTCAACGCTTCAGCAGCCGCCTTCGCCAAGGAAATGCTGGGCGGTTAACTCAGACCCACACGGGGGCCGCTCGGGGCCTAACTGAAGTCGGCTTCGATGACGGCACGCTCCGCCCTGAGCCTTAGGCTCGTGGCGCGCTGTGGCGTGTCCTAAGCCTTAGGTTCGTGACATCGGCACGCTCCACCCTGAGCCTTAGGCTCGTGGCGCGCTGTGGCGCGTCCTAAGCCTTAGGTTCGTAGGAGGGGTGGGCGCGGGCGGTAGGCTTCATCGATCGGTTCGGGCAGAAAGAGGTGTTCGGCGTGAGTGTGATCGATCCTGAAGTTCGGAAGGCTTATCGCAAGATGCCAAAGCGGCTGGTAACCGGCCCCATCCTCATGAAGTTGTCGCGCAGATTCGACAAGATGTTGATGCCCAAGACATCAATGGATGGTCTCGTGTCTGAAGACATCCCGACCCCGGGGACGACCAAGACCATACGCATCCACCGCCGCTCCGATTCGACCGGGGCGGTGCCAGTGGTGTTCTGGATTCACGGCGGCGGGTATATCGCGGGAAACAACACGACCGAAGACCGGTGGGGAGCTCTCTTCTGCCGAAGCTTCGACTGCGCAGTCGTCGCAGCCGGGTATCGGCTGGCGCCCGAAAACCCCTTCCCGGCAGGTCTGGACGACCTCAGAGCCGCAGTGCAGTGGATCCTCGACCACGGCGCAGACCAAGGGCTCGATCCCGGGAGGATCTTGATTGCCGGCGAAAGCGGAGGCGGAGGACTCGCCGCGGCGCTCACGCAACGCCTCCATGACGAAGGCGTCCTTGTGGCCGGCCAGTTGCTTGCCTGTCCGATGCTTGACGACCGCACCGCGGTGAGGACCGACATCGGACGTAGGGAGCATATTCTCTGGACGAATGGCTCCAACCACTTCGGATGGTCCAGCTACCTCGGCACCGAACCAGGCGGTGAAACCGTTCCCGAATATGCAGTACCGGCACGCCGATCCGACCTGGCGGGCCTGCCGCCGACATGGATCGGCGTCGGCGACCTCGACCTCTTCTGGGACGAGAACCTCGAATACGGCCGCAGGCTCGAAGAGGCAGGCGTTCCCGTGACCCTGGAGACCGCCGAGGGAGGCCCCCACGGATACCAGACGATGGCTCCGGAGGCGGCGATCTCCAAGCGGTTCAACGCATCGGCAGCCGCCTTCGCCAAGGAAGTGCTGGGCGGCTAACCAGGACCGACGCGCCCGCCGGTTCAGGACCTAACTGAAGCAGGCGTCGATGACGTCCCGCTCCGCGCCCGACGGGCTGTACATCCAGAACAGCTTCACCGGGGTGTCGCCGGTGTTGAAGAACTGGTGGCTGACTCCGGGAGGCGTGAAGACGACGGTGCCGGGACCGGTGACGATCTCCCGGTCGCCAACCGTGGCCCTGCCCTCGCCCTCGGAGAACATCCAGATCTCGGCGGCGTCCGCGTGCGTGTGCAGGCTCCCCTTCTGGCCGGGCGGTACCTCGCAGGTGCCAATGGCGAAGTCCCCGATGCCCGGCTGGAGCAGGGGGGACAGCAGTGCTTTCACGTGGCGCACGAACGGCTCGGGAGTGGTCAGGCCCACCCCTTCCGCCTCGGTGATCACGATCGGCGTTCCCGGCTCGTAATCCATCCGCCTACCTCCTCGCTCGCGTCCTGACGCCGGCTCCGTCGATCGGGTCAGCCGACTCCCACCGGCACCCGGGCGTCCAGATAGGCGGCCAGGTGATCCACCAGGTCGCGGGCGTCGTCCTCGGCGCCGTGGATGAAGCTGGACTTGCGGCGGCGCAGGAAGTTCAACCCGATCACGTACAGGCCCGGGGAGTCGGTCACCACGCCGCCGTCGTGGCGGATCCGGCCCTTGTAGTCCAGCACCGGAACGTGGAGCCACGAGTAGTCGGGGCGGTACCCGGTCGCCCACAGCACGGTGCGGATGTTCTCCCCGTCCAGATCGATCAGCAGCGGCGGGGAATCCTCCAGCCGGGTGCGCTCGAATCGATGCGGCGGATCGTACCGGCCGTCCAACCCGTTCTCGGTGACCCACTCGTCGATGGTGGTCAGCAGGCGGTTCATCTTGAGGTCGGAGCGGGTGACCTTGTTGTGGAGGGATCCCGACAGCTGGGCCTTACCGCCCCTGATCCCGGCCAGGCGGCCCACCATCCGAACCCCCTGGTCGGTCAGGGCATTGAGATCGAGCGACTTGCGCTCCGGGGATCCGACCAGCTGGGGCGAGGGAACCTGGCGGGCGCGGTGGACATCGTCCGCCTCGTCGTAGCGCTCGTCCGAGACGCCGGTCACGTCCATCCAGTACCGGATGTCGCGACCTCGGTAGATCCTGGGCATGCGGACGTGCTCGCCCACGGACACGGTGACCGGACGCCCGGATCGATGGATCTCCTCGGCGAGCTGGATGCCGGTGGCGGACACCCCCACCACCAGCACCCCTCCATCTTCGATATCGGAGGGGCGGCGGTACTCGTGCGGGGTGACGGAACGAACCGAGTCGGGGAGGGCGGCCGCGATGGGGGGCACCTTGGGCAGGTTGAAGCCCCCGCTGGCCAGGATCACCGACCGGCACCGCCACACGCCGCGGTCGGTCACCACCTCGTAACCGTCACCGTCCGGGCGGACCGAGGTGACGGTGGTGCGCGTCTGGAGAGGTGGGTTCACCAACCGGGCGTACCGGGCGATGACGCCCACCAACTCCGTCACGGTCATGAAGCCGTCCGGATCGTCACCGTCGTAAGCGAAGCCGGGCAGGCTGACCTGCCAGTTGGGGGTCAGCAGCCGCAGCGAGTCCCAGCGTTCGGTCCGCCAGGTGTTGGCCACCTCACCCCGCTCCAGGACCACATGGTCGATGCCTCGAGCAGACAGGAAGTAGCTCGCCGCCAAGCCGCTGTGCCCGGCTCCGATGACGACGGTGGTGGTACGCATCCGATGACTCCGGATCGGACGTCTCAGCCGACGCTTACGGTCACGTTGGTGGGATTGGTCATGATGTCGAAGACCGCCGAGATCTTCTGGGACTGCGCCACCAGCGCCTCGAGATCGGCCTCGCTCGTGTCGTCGGCGTCGATCTCGTAGTTGACCCGGACGTCGTTGAATCCGTTCCTGACATCGGGGTCGGATCCGAGGATGCCCCCGATGTTCATGTCGGCCTCGAGCGTGGCCTTCACCGAGCGGAGCTTGATCTCGCGGTTCTCGGCCACCGCGGCCACACCCGCCGTCAGGCAGCTCGCCAGGCCCGCCAGCACGATCTCCACCGGAGTGGCGGCATTGTCCGCCGCGTTGAACTCCAGCGGATGGTCGGCCTCGAACTCGTAGTTCCCCTTGTGGCTGCGCTCCTCGCCCAGGCCGAAGTAGCCATCGATCTTCGTCTTGCTGTGGGTTCCGTGGACCCACTCGTTCGAGGCCCTCCAGGTGTAGTCGCCGGCGGCCGGGGTGTCGCCGACCACTCCCCGCGCGAACAACAGGTGAGCCGTATCGACTCCGTTGATGTCACCAGTGCTCATTTTTGTTCTTCTCCTTCGTGTTTCCCGTGGATACGGGTTGGTTGCTTGCGTTCTGTACCCAAGCTCGGGTCTGGTCCGTCCCTGTTGATCCTGGATCGTCGATCACAGGTCCGGAGTCGAGGACGCGTGGCCGGTCGTGCCTGTTGGCTCCCGGGTGGTGGCGTCGGTTACGGGCGGTTGCCAGGACCGCCCGGGTGGATCACCCGGGAGCCTGGACAACACATGCACCTGCTCGATGCTGGAGGCTTGAAGTGCAGGCAATCCATGTGTGACAGTCTCCTCTCGCTTGTACGCGCTCGTCTGAGCGCCGCGAGCGGAATCCCGCCTCGGCAGTCTCATCGATCAGGCATTGGCACCGCTCATGTCGGTTGCCGCGGCTTCAAAGGGCCTGTCCCTCCACCGCTCTGGATGAGCGCGTTGTAACGGCAGAATTAGACCATACGAAGTGACGGATGTCAAAGACCTCGGGACCCGGTGGTCGGTGGAGGGGCGCGGTGGTCGGTGGCTAGCTCCGCCAGCGGCCGGGCCGGGTGCGGATGGCGCCGAAACCGAGCCGGTCGCACAGCTCGAAGAAACGTGATCGGTTGGCGCCGCGCCATTCAAGATCGTCCAGGTCCTCGGCCAGCGGCACGTCACGGCGGAGGGTGGTGAGCGTCCGGTAGAGGGCAGCCTCGGGCCGGGCGGCTTCCAGGTTGGCGGACAGCCGGGCGGCGCCCCGGACCTTCACGTCCCAGCCGCCGGGCGATCCCGGGATGTCCTCGATGTGGCCGTACCTGGCCAGGAGGGTGGAACTGGACTTCGCGCCCCAGCCGGGAATCCCGGGAACCCGGTCGGCGGCGTCACCCACCAGCGCCAGGTAATCGGGTATGGAGCCGGGACGGACGCCGAACTTCTCCACCACCCCGCGCTCGTCATAACGCTTGCGTTCCCGGCGGTTGAACGTCACCACCCGATCCCCGATCACGCACTGCATGAGGTCCTTGTCGGGGCTGAGGATGACCACCCGCTCCACATCGTCCATCCAGCGGTGGGCGGCCGTGGCGATGGCGTCGTCGGCCTCGAAGTCCCGCATGGCCCAGACGGTCACGCCCAGTACCTCCAGCGCCTCCTCCGCCAGCCGGAACTGGGCCAGCAACTCCGGCTCGATTCCCTCGCCCGTCTTGTAGCCCGGGAAGATGTCGTTGCGGAAGGACTCGATGACCGCGTCGGTGGCGGCGGCCAGATGGGTGACCCCGTCCTCGCGGAGCAGGCGGATCGTGGAGTCGAGCACCCCGTAGACGGCGCCGACCTCCATCCCGTCAGGAGCAGCCCGCCTCGGATACCCGAAATAGGCCCGGAACAGCTCGTAGGTGGCGTCCAGCAGGTGAAGGTTCACGACGTGGACAGGCTAGGCGATGCACAGCAAAACACCCAGCAGGCCCTTAACGAGGATCGTCGGGATTCGGGTGGCCTAGTCGCGGAGCGGCAGATCCGCGCCAGCCTTGCCGCGGTGGGATATCGCGGAGGTCCACCCTCATGGCCACTAGTCTGGAGGCCGTCTCCCGTCGCTGTCACGGTGGCGGGTGTTCTTGTTTACGGATGGAATCCGGTTTGCAACCTCGTTTAACTCTCCGTGCTGTTGCCCGCCTGCGACGCGCCCTGCCCGGGAGGCGGAGATCACCTGGCAATAGAGGCTCGGCATCGGTCATGAAAGCCTTCCGGCATCGCAGTTTCACCGTCCTGTGGTCGGGCCTGCTCTTCTACCGGGCGGGATTCTGGATCGGCTTCCTCACCTTCCAGCTGATGGTGGCCCGCCTGACCGACAACAGCCCGTGGATGCTGGGCCTGCTGTCGTTCTTCAGCTCCATCCCGATGCTGGTGGTCGCCCCCTTCGTCGGCGTCGTGGTCGACCGCCTCGACCGGAAGCGGCTCATCGTGGTGAACCAGGCCAGCATGGGCATCGCGGCTGCGGTCATCAGCTACCTGGTCATCACCGGCCGGGCCGATTCGATCGTGATGATGTTCGGCTTCGCCCTCGTGTTCGGGGTAGGGCTGGCGTTCTCCATCCCGATCAACCATGCGGCGGTGGCCAATTCGGTCCCGTCCGAGGACCTGCGGAGCGCGGTGTCGATCAACTCGATCGGGCTGAACCTGGCCCGCATCGGTGGGCCGGCGCTGGCCGGGCCGATCCTGGCCCTCTGGGGACCGGGAGGTACGTTCGCGCTGTGGGCGGTGGCGGCCCTGGCCGGAGCGGTGGCGATCTCGATGATCACGCTACGGCCCTACCAGCCCGAGCAGGACACGCTCGGCGTCTTCGGTCGGATGCGCCAGGGAATCGAGTACGTCCGGGAACGTCCCACCATCATGAAGGCGCTGGCCATGGCCGCCATGGTGACTGTCTTCGGCACCTCATACATGGCGTTGCTCCCGGTTGTGGTCTACGACACGCTAGGCGGGAACGACCAGACCTTCACGAGGCTGATCATGCTGGTCGGTCTCGGCGCCATGCTCGGCGCGTTCGCGGCCGGGAGCGGCCGGTTGTCGCTCAACATGGCCACCATTACCTGGGGCGCGGTGGCCTTCGGGGTGGTTGAGGGGCTGTTCGGCCTGACCCGGACGGTCTGGGCGGCCGGGGTCCTCGTGACGGTGGGGGGCGGACTCAACTTCTTCCTGCTCACCTGCCTGACCACCCTGGTCCAGACCCTGGCACCGAGTCCAAGCGGGGACGGGTGATGAGCCTGTTCGTGCTGGCCTGGGGCGGTCTCTTCCCGATCGGTACGCTCGTGCTCGGCGCTCTCGGGGAGGCGATCACCACACGCTACGCCCTGGCCGCCTTCGGCTCGGTGCTGGTCGTCTACAGCCTCTGGGCCCGTCCCGGGCGCCGGGTCGTCAAGTCCTCCTCGAGACCCGCCAAGTCCTGAGCCCGCGGATTACCCGTCTTCGGAGAGACGGTCCTTCCGCTCCGGTGAGTCCCGGCCGGGTTAGAACATCACCGCCGAGGCGATCGATATCTCGATCTCGTGGATGGCCTGGGCCACGGCCTGGCCGATCAGGTCCAGCTTCCGCACCTGCTCGATCCGTGACGCGGCCTGATCCAGTTCCTGCTTGGACAGCAGCAGCTTGAAGATGCCGCACACGTCGGCCAGGCAGATGAGCACCACATCGTGCGGGTCGGGGATCTCGTCGCTGAACAGGACACCCATGATCCGCAGCTTGACCTCGCGCTCCGCCTCGCCGTCAACAGCCGGGTAGCGCCGCGAGCGGAACACCCAGAGGAAGGAATCCTCCTGTCGTTCCAGGATCCCCCGCTCCACCAGCCGTGTCAACGCATCTTCCCGGATCTCGTCGGAGCTCCGAGCGACCTGCTCCACCCAGTAGAGGGCGTTGCGCTTCTCCCCGGCGGCGATCATGGCCAGGGTCGGGTCCAGCAGGCTGTCGCCCGTGGGGTCGGCATCGATCAGGAGCAGGTCCTCGAGGTCGGTGTCGATGCGGTTCTCCATGGCCAGGTCCATGAGTACGGCTCCGGCGATGGCGCGGTCCATCGCGAAGCGGGAAACGTGATAGAACTTGCCGTCCTCGTCACGGAGTAGGAGAAGGAGGATCTCCTCCACGAATCTCAACATGCGGTCACCCCCTAGCGGGTTGGCAAGAAGTCGGGTCTTGCTCGGCTGTCCGCCTGAACATCCGACCCCGTACCTGCCAAGTGTAGCGGGTCCGGGTTCGCGGTCAGGGGACGCGGCGACCCGCTCTCGGCGTCCCCTCGAGGCGGACCGCAGGGTGGCTAACGTTCTCGGTCATCGCCCGAGGAGATGCGCAACCGGTGGACTTCGAATTCTCGTCGCGAGTGGAGCGGCTGCAGTCCGCCTTGCTGGACTTCATGGACGGGACGGTCTACCCCGCCGAGTCCGTCTATGCAGAGCAGATGGCGGCTGCGGGAGACCCCCACCACCATCCGCCGATCATGGAGGAGTTGAAGGCGGAAGCCCGCTCCAGGGGACTGTGGAACCTGTTCCTGCCCGATCCGGACCGGGGGGCGGGATTGTCGGTCCTCGAGTACGCACCGCTGGCCGAGATCACCGGCCGTAGCCCGCTGCTGGCGCCGGAGGCGGTGAACTGCTCGGCGCCCGACACCGGCAACATGGAGATCCTCCACATGTTCGGGACGGAGGAGCAGAAACGCCACTGGCTCGATCCGCTCCTGGACGGCGCCATCCGCTCATGCATCTCCATGACCGAACCGGATGTCGCCTCCTCGGACCCCCGCAACATCCGCACCCGCATCACGAAGGACGGCGATCACCTCGTCATCCGTGGACGCAAGTGGTTCTCGACCGGGGCGGCCAGCCCGAGGTGCAAGGTGGCGATCGTCATGGGGGTGACCGATCCGGACGCCCATCCCTACCGGCGCCAGAGCATGGTCCTGGTGCCGCTCGACAGTCCTGGGGTGACCGTCGAGCACGACTCCTCGGTCTTCGGCTATCACGACCGGGGAGGTCACGCGACTCTCCATCTCGACCGTGTCCGCGTCCCGGAATCGAACCTCCTGGGCGAGCGGGGCGGGGGTTTCGCCATGGCCCAGGCCAGGCTCGGTCCGGGACGGATCCATCATTGCATGAGGGCGATCGGCATGGCCGAGCGGGCATTCGATCTGATGTGCGCCCGGGCGCAGGCCAGGCAGGCCTTCGGGTCGCTGCTGTCGGACCAGGGTGTGGTGCGGGACTGGATCGGCGATTCGCGGATCCGGATCGAACAGGCTCGCCTGATGGTGTTGAAGACCGCCTGGATGATCGACACGGTGGGCACCCGTGAGGCCCGGGTCGAGATCTCGGCCATCAAGGTGGCCGTGCCTCGGATGGCCAGGCTGGTGATCGACCGCGCCATCCAGCTGTTCGGCGCCGCCGGGGTGTCGGACGAGTTCCCACTGGCCCACCTCTATGCGCAGGTCCGGTCCCTGCAGATCCTCGACGGGCCCGACGAAGTGCATGTCCGAGCGGTGGCCCGCCGCGAACTGGCCCGCTACGAACCGGGTGAGGTCCCCCCTCCCTATCCCTTCTGACCGTCCTTTGCCGACCGTGTGTCAGAAACAAGGAACACGTCAGGCCCGACGGCTGTTGTACGGGGTATGAGAAGCAGCGCGACACCGTTCATCCTCACATCGACCCAACCCCCGGCGGGTGGGGCGTCGCAGCGCGACACCGTTCATCCTCACATCGACCCAACCCCCGGCGGGTGGGGCGTCGTGGCGCGACCAGGCGGCGTGCCGGACGACCGACCCGGACATCTTCTTCCCCGATCCGGGCGACGTGGTGGGCGTGGGGCGAGCCAAGCAGGTATGTGAGGGATGCCCGGTGGCGTCCGAGTGCCTGTCCTACGCGGTGGGCACCAACCAGACCGAGGGGATCTGGGGCGGCACCACCCCGGGCGAGCGGCGCCGGCTCCGGCAGCGGTGGCTCAAGGACCTGAGGGAAGCGGGCTGACCCGTCCCGTACCGGGAATCGCCCCGATGACCGGGTTCGGTTGATCCATCGCCACGGGCGAACCTGAGGAACAGGGCGTCATATATGGCGTCCTCTGCCTCAAGAACCGCCAGGCGCCAAAAGTCGCGAAAAACGGTACTCCGCACCGGGCCCCTCCCCCGCCACCACCCATCCTGTTGGAGCGGGGTGGGGCATGCCCGGCTGGATGCCGGGAGACGGCCCTTCGCTCCATAAGCCTTTTGATGTTCCCTCAGGCCGGCCGTTCCGATCGGTCTCATCTCACATCGGCCGGTGTAGGTGCTTGGCGATCGGCAACGTATAGCGAAGCTGTGACGCGTTCAAGCCCTTCCCGGTAGAACGCGAAAAATTGTTCCCCCTGAACCCGGGGGCGGACGACCTGGGGGACGATGGGGCGAGGGTCGTGCTTCCCGGACGGTGGGGCGGGCTGATGGGCGGGAGCGATGCCCGATCGTGATCGGGGTATCGTTGGCGCCATGACGGAGCGGATCTACTCGGTTGACTCGTATGCCCGCGAGATGGCGGCCGAGGTGGTGGCGACCGATGCCGACGATGGGCGGGTGCTGCTCGACCGGACGGTGTTCTATCCGGGCGGGGGTGGCCAGCCGGTCGATGCCGGAGAGCTGGCCATCGGGGATGACCGGCTCCAGGTGGTGGGGGTCAAGCAGGACTCGGACGGCGTCTGGCACTGGCTCGAGGGCGGGCTGCCGAAGGTGGGGACCAGGGTGACCGGCAGGATCGACTGGGACCGCCGGTACCGGCTGATGCGAACCCACACATCGTTGCACGCCCTCTGCGGGGTGATCTGGGAGCGGTTCCGGAGCCCGGTGACGGGCGGCAACATGGAACCCGGTTACGGTCGCCTGGACTTCGAGATCCCCAACTGGGACGCCAGCCACCGGGATCCCGTCGAGCAGGCGCTGAACGAGGCTATCGCCCGGCATCTCCCGGTGGATGTGTCCTTCATGCCCCGCGAGGAGGCCGACCTCGACCCCAGCCTCATCCGGACCAAGGTCAACCTGATCC
Proteins encoded in this region:
- a CDS encoding alpha/beta hydrolase translates to MRRFTAFFLPKTSMDGLVFQDIPTPGTTKTMRIYRRSDSARGVPVVFWIHGGGYIVGNNTTEDRWGALFCRSFDCAVVAAGYRLAPEHPFPAALDDLRAAVQWVLDHGADHGLDPERILIAGESGGGGLAAALAQRLHDEGVPMAGQLLACPMLDDRTAARTDIGRREHLGWSNGSNHFGWSSYLGTAPGGDTTPEYAVPARRSDLAGLPPTWIGVGDLDVFWDEDMEYARRLEEAGVSVTLETAEGGPHGYQAIAPEAAISKRFNASAAAFAKEMLGG
- a CDS encoding alpha/beta hydrolase, producing MSEDIPTPGTTKTIRIHRRSDSTGAVPVVFWIHGGGYIAGNNTTEDRWGALFCRSFDCAVVAAGYRLAPENPFPAGLDDLRAAVQWILDHGADQGLDPGRILIAGESGGGGLAAALTQRLHDEGVLVAGQLLACPMLDDRTAVRTDIGRREHILWTNGSNHFGWSSYLGTEPGGETVPEYAVPARRSDLAGLPPTWIGVGDLDLFWDENLEYGRRLEEAGVPVTLETAEGGPHGYQTMAPEAAISKRFNASAAAFAKEVLGG
- a CDS encoding cupin domain-containing protein translates to MDYEPGTPIVITEAEGVGLTTPEPFVRHVKALLSPLLQPGIGDFAIGTCEVPPGQKGSLHTHADAAEIWMFSEGEGRATVGDREIVTGPGTVVFTPPGVSHQFFNTGDTPVKLFWMYSPSGAERDVIDACFS
- a CDS encoding NAD(P)-binding domain-containing protein produces the protein MRTTTVVIGAGHSGLAASYFLSARGIDHVVLERGEVANTWRTERWDSLRLLTPNWQVSLPGFAYDGDDPDGFMTVTELVGVIARYARLVNPPLQTRTTVTSVRPDGDGYEVVTDRGVWRCRSVILASGGFNLPKVPPIAAALPDSVRSVTPHEYRRPSDIEDGGVLVVGVSATGIQLAEEIHRSGRPVTVSVGEHVRMPRIYRGRDIRYWMDVTGVSDERYDEADDVHRARQVPSPQLVGSPERKSLDLNALTDQGVRMVGRLAGIRGGKAQLSGSLHNKVTRSDLKMNRLLTTIDEWVTENGLDGRYDPPHRFERTRLEDSPPLLIDLDGENIRTVLWATGYRPDYSWLHVPVLDYKGRIRHDGGVVTDSPGLYVIGLNFLRRRKSSFIHGAEDDARDLVDHLAAYLDARVPVGVG
- a CDS encoding OsmC family protein codes for the protein MSTGDINGVDTAHLLFARGVVGDTPAAGDYTWRASNEWVHGTHSKTKIDGYFGLGEERSHKGNYEFEADHPLEFNAADNAATPVEIVLAGLASCLTAGVAAVAENREIKLRSVKATLEADMNIGGILGSDPDVRNGFNDVRVNYEIDADDTSEADLEALVAQSQKISAVFDIMTNPTNVTVSVG
- a CDS encoding flap endonuclease, with protein sequence MNLHLLDATYELFRAYFGYPRRAAPDGMEVGAVYGVLDSTIRLLREDGVTHLAAATDAVIESFRNDIFPGYKTGEGIEPELLAQFRLAEEALEVLGVTVWAMRDFEADDAIATAAHRWMDDVERVVILSPDKDLMQCVIGDRVVTFNRRERKRYDERGVVEKFGVRPGSIPDYLALVGDAADRVPGIPGWGAKSSSTLLARYGHIEDIPGSPGGWDVKVRGAARLSANLEAARPEAALYRTLTTLRRDVPLAEDLDDLEWRGANRSRFFELCDRLGFGAIRTRPGRWRS
- a CDS encoding MFS transporter produces the protein MKAFRHRSFTVLWSGLLFYRAGFWIGFLTFQLMVARLTDNSPWMLGLLSFFSSIPMLVVAPFVGVVVDRLDRKRLIVVNQASMGIAAAVISYLVITGRADSIVMMFGFALVFGVGLAFSIPINHAAVANSVPSEDLRSAVSINSIGLNLARIGGPALAGPILALWGPGGTFALWAVAALAGAVAISMITLRPYQPEQDTLGVFGRMRQGIEYVRERPTIMKALAMAAMVTVFGTSYMALLPVVVYDTLGGNDQTFTRLIMLVGLGAMLGAFAAGSGRLSLNMATITWGAVAFGVVEGLFGLTRTVWAAGVLVTVGGGLNFFLLTCLTTLVQTLAPSPSGDG
- a CDS encoding GPP34 family phosphoprotein, translating into MLRFVEEILLLLLRDEDGKFYHVSRFAMDRAIAGAVLMDLAMENRIDTDLEDLLLIDADPTGDSLLDPTLAMIAAGEKRNALYWVEQVARSSDEIREDALTRLVERGILERQEDSFLWVFRSRRYPAVDGEAEREVKLRIMGVLFSDEIPDPHDVVLICLADVCGIFKLLLSKQELDQAASRIEQVRKLDLIGQAVAQAIHEIEISIASAVMF
- a CDS encoding acyl-CoA dehydrogenase family protein; the encoded protein is MDFEFSSRVERLQSALLDFMDGTVYPAESVYAEQMAAAGDPHHHPPIMEELKAEARSRGLWNLFLPDPDRGAGLSVLEYAPLAEITGRSPLLAPEAVNCSAPDTGNMEILHMFGTEEQKRHWLDPLLDGAIRSCISMTEPDVASSDPRNIRTRITKDGDHLVIRGRKWFSTGAASPRCKVAIVMGVTDPDAHPYRRQSMVLVPLDSPGVTVEHDSSVFGYHDRGGHATLHLDRVRVPESNLLGERGGGFAMAQARLGPGRIHHCMRAIGMAERAFDLMCARAQARQAFGSLLSDQGVVRDWIGDSRIRIEQARLMVLKTAWMIDTVGTREARVEISAIKVAVPRMARLVIDRAIQLFGAAGVSDEFPLAHLYAQVRSLQILDGPDEVHVRAVARRELARYEPGEVPPPYPF
- a CDS encoding WhiB family transcriptional regulator, with amino-acid sequence MGRRSATPFILTSTQPPAGGASWRDQAACRTTDPDIFFPDPGDVVGVGRAKQVCEGCPVASECLSYAVGTNQTEGIWGGTTPGERRRLRQRWLKDLREAG
- a CDS encoding alanyl-tRNA editing protein, translating into MPDRDRGIVGAMTERIYSVDSYAREMAAEVVATDADDGRVLLDRTVFYPGGGGQPVDAGELAIGDDRLQVVGVKQDSDGVWHWLEGGLPKVGTRVTGRIDWDRRYRLMRTHTSLHALCGVIWERFRSPVTGGNMEPGYGRLDFEIPNWDASHRDPVEQALNEAIARHLPVDVSFMPREEADLDPSLIRTKVNLIPPSVRRIRVIDIVGLDRQADGGTHVNTTEEVGRVRITKVQSKGRGFRRIRVALEDEST